tgataaaatttttgagAAGTTTCATATGCTATTTTTAATGTATctcatcaaataattaaaaaatttttttattgtcttttttttatttttttttttttttttttttttttgttattaaataaatatagcTTGAACCAAAGCAGTAGCACaagaaaacaaataataccaaATTCCACTTGGcaagaatttgaaagaaacAGCCAAGTTTTTAGAAGTGGTAGAAGGAGCAGTTCTTGAAATGGTCATCAATTGAGAAGAATAAGTATCTTCTTTACTGATATCACTAAGCAATTTAGAGACATCACCAGCAGAATAAGTAGAATCAAAAGTAGTATCGTTGGACAAGAAAGTGATGGTATCACCGTTAGAATCGAAAATGACGCCACCTCTCATAACACCATTAGTGTCTCTTGGGATATAACCGTAACTTTGAATACCAGTACCTAAATCTTCAATACCTTGGAAAGTGTGGAAAGTAGAATATAAGTTGTTTCTTTCAGTACCATTCATAACTTCAAAAATATCGAATTCACCACAACCAGAAGCCCAACATGAACAATTAGCATTAGTTGGATATTGAGAGGTTCTAGCGATATGATCATTCAATAACCAAATAGCAGGcatatcaaaatattcaatagaagtagaatttttttcagtcTCAGTTGGCATTTCAAATTCGAATAAAAACATCTTGGTAATACCACCGAACCCATAGAAAGCTGGAATACCCTTACGGTAAACACCACAACCATTAGAAACACCTGAGGAAGGACATGACACATTAGAATAAATAGTATATTCTTTACCTGAAGAAATTAAGGCATTCTTAGCTAAAACAGTAGCTTCACTAGCCTTTGTTAACCCATCTGAACCAGCATAGGCTAAAGCTTTACCTAAACATGGAGAATTTTCACCAGCTTTAGTTAAGAAAGTGACGTTTTCAGTAGATTTGCTATCAGCATCGTAATAAGCACCACGAGTCCAATCAGAAGAAGTTCTATTGTTGTTAATTACGAAAGATGGTGAAGAATAAAAGgcaaatttatttaaagttaATGGACCACGGAAATGAACAGATAAATATTCAGATAATGGTGCATTAATACCTGAAAACCATTTAGCTTCTGCGACTTCACAAgtacattttttttcatctgTAATATgttctaattttttcactGGGAAATAAGTACCAGCAAAACCAACATTTgtgaaagaaattttatcatATGCCTTAACAGCAATAGCTGTTTCTATGTAGGCCAATATAGCTGCTAAAGTAATCAAATTACTTGTGATGGAtaccatttttaataatgtgAGCTAGTGactgtataacaatgtaTTTAATAAGTGTATTATATTACGATAACTATGactattgttattattttaatgattattattagctttttatttttttcagatACGATTGGatctaaatattaaaaaagattTGATTTAGTCTAAACGAATATAACAATATGATTCGACGAGAACTATTTCCTTACTAGTCCAACAACGATGAAATGAATGAAAGATTGATTCTTGGtgttctattattaatattagaatataaagaaataatactgaaactaaaattaaaactgAAACTAAACtaaaactaaaatgaataaaattaacTTGAATAAACTAaagtaaattaaattaaaccaaaaataaattaaaacaagGCTGatggaaattaaaaaaaaaaatttccaacAAGACTAAACATTAAACTAGACTAAACTGAACCAAGTGAAATGACTGGACAAAAcctttaaatataatggaACAAATAACAATTAGAGGTAAAAATAGCACGGTAGAACTGCCACGATCTGATCTCGAAGGAATTCTAAACAGAAAACAAACATGGTGTACgcaatttatttttggcGTTGGTTTACGTGATGAAGTTCGAAGGCTCACAAAGCGCCTGTTTAGGAAATTTGAAACACCGTCATAAGCCACAAAGCGGCcgtaaaaaaatttgaaaaaggcAAAGCTTTctagtgaaaaaaaaaaaaaaacagtcCGCGTAAGCCAAGATGAGTAAGCAGCACGTGGATTAGGGTTAATAGTAGGATTAGTAGTAAGATTACACGATAGGATTACACGAAAGAGTTACACGAGAGCGTTATTAAGTGGGAATAGGATTGGGCAGTGACAATTCAGGGTTCAACAGTTTTGTAAATAGAGCTTGTAATTGGAGTCCACGGTTCATTGGTTCAACATTGCAGGTATCATTGCTTGCACTAGGGGTATCATCTCTTGTATTAGGGATATCATCTTTTAAACTAGAGAGATCGTCTCTTATACTAGAGATATCATCTCTTGCAATTGGGCCAGCTATGGTAGCTGTAGTAGAGTTTTGAGTAAAATGTGGAGAAGCCATACTTGTAGCTACTACTGAAGATCCTGTTATAGGTCCAATATCTTGAACAGTTGTATTATTGGCAGTAGAGGCTGCTGTGGCTGGAGCCGTGGAAGCTAGATTATTGATAGAAgtaatgttattattgttatcattattagtattattggTAGATAATATATTGCTGGTGGAAGTGGacataaatatatcattggcctgttttaaaatatcttcaaTCAATGTAGCATAATCCACCAGTAAGCCTCCGGTAGTATCCGGGGTTATAGCGGTAGACGCAAGATTTGTAGTAGGAGTAATGCCATTATTAGAGATGATTCTACCATTGCCAAATATTCTCTTGGTTCTTAAAATTACACGTTCCGTAGAATTGGGCGATATTAATGATTCCAAATCTGTATTGGAATCATTGGTACAAATTTTCGATTTCCCATTCTCGGTTAATGATTTCTTACTCATAATAACTTCTTTAATTTCACGGGTTCCCGGGAGTACTAATAACGTATGAACTTCGGAATGATTATAAAGTTCTTGTTTCATCGATAATGTCACTTTATGTTCAGATTCACTACCTTGTGGACATGCttgtaattgaaataatcCATTATAGTATGGCTGGAATATAGTGTATCTTGGCAATTGTTCAGTATCTGATATACCTTCCAAGATCGATTCTTCATTCTTATCATCATCCAAATCTCTCATTGGTACTTCCAATACAGATGCATGGTTTTCATTACCCATAGTGATCTTATAATCTGTACTGCTATCGTTTTGATTATCAACAGTGTCTATCAATTCCATTGTCGTATCCTTGCTTATTCTATCAAATGCCTCATCAAGGATCGATTCTTGTGATAATCTTTGATAATTCCGTTCAAGTTGTAAATTAACCATGGggaaattatatttagaatttttcttataagATAATGATCCATTattatatgaaaataattctgtattatttgtattggAGTTATTAGTCGAAGGTGTACCAAACCATGGATAATCATCATATTCACTAATTGATGGTGATTGTTGAGGTGTACTAAAACTTGCTAATGCCGTGGTAGCAAATGATGAActtaaattagaaaatgttCTACCTTGGCCAGAACCTTGCCCACCAAATATAGATGTATTACTACTGGACCGAAACAATGAAGGTAGTCTATCAT
This DNA window, taken from Henningerozyma blattae CBS 6284 chromosome 3, complete genome, encodes the following:
- the TBLA0C05720 gene encoding PGA52 family protein (similar to Saccharomyces cerevisiae YJL171C; ancestral locus Anc_1.168), translated to MVSITSNLITLAAILAYIETAIAVKAYDKISFTNVGFAGTYFPVKKLEHITDEKKCTCEVAEAKWFSGINAPLSEYLSVHFRGPLTLNKFAFYSSPSFVINNNRTSSDWTRGAYYDADSKSTENVTFLTKAGENSPCLGKALAYAGSDGLTKASEATVLAKNALISSGKEYTIYSNVSCPSSGVSNGCGVYRKGIPAFYGFGGITKMFLFEFEMPTETEKNSTSIEYFDMPAIWLLNDHIARTSQYPTNANCSCWASGCGEFDIFEVMNGTERNNLYSTFHTFQGIEDLGTGIQSYGYIPRDTNGVMRGGVIFDSNGDTITFLSNDTTFDSTYSAGDVSKLLSDISKEDTYSSQLMTISRTAPSTTSKNLAVSFKFLPSGIWYYLFSCATALVQAIFI